GGACAGCGTGTCATCATCTCCAGCGACGGCGCCGAAGCGCGCAAAATGGTCAATGACGAACTCAGCCCCGCGCGCTGGAACGTCACCGGCATCATCGATCCGGAGGGAGCCCTCGCCGTATGAGACTCGGCACCGTCATCGGCCGCGTCACACTCTCCGTGCGCAACCCCGCCTACAACGGCGAGCGGCTGCTGCTCACGCTGCCGTGGCGCCGTGAAACGCTGAAAGGCGAACAGAAATTCGATCCGTCGATCGTCGTTTACGACCGCCTCGGCGCCGATGTCGGACAGACCGTCGCCATCAGCGAAGGCCGCGAAGCCGCCTGCCCTTTTCCCAAACCGACGCCCGTGGACGCCTATTGCGCCGCGCTCGTCGATGAAATGTTCATCCAACCGCAATCATGAAAGTGTTCGCCCACAAAGACGCTGCCGATTTCGTCAGCACCGGAGCCAAGGAATTCCGCCACAACCGCGAGGTTCTCCTCACACCCGGAGCGCGCGATGCGTTCTCCGAGGCCGGCATCAAAATCGTCTTCCAGGAAGGGGCTGCGGGCGAAAGCTCGGCCGTCACCGCCCTGACCACATCCGGGGACGCCGCGTTGTTCAATTCGCCTCTCGCGGAAAAGCTCAAAAAGGAAATCTGCGAGATCGGGCGGCGGATTTGGATCCGAGAATATTCTGACGGCAACGGCGGCAACATTTCAGCACGGCTGACGGACAACCGCTTCATTTGCACGCCCACCGGCGTGAGCAAGGGTTTCATGACGCCCGACATGCTCTGCATGGTGGATGGCGAAGGGCGCCAGGTGGCCGGAACATGGAAGCGTTCCAGCGAGATCACAACACACCTTGCGATCTACAACACCACCCCAGAAGCCGCATCCGTGTGCCACGCGCATCCTTGCCATGCCGGAGCATTTGCCATCAAGGGCATGCAACCCCCGCCGCGGCTGATCCCCGAGCTGGAGGTGTTTGTCGGCACCGTCGCCCTTGCCGAATACAAGACGCCGGGCTCGGCCGAGATGGCCGAGTCCATCAAACCCCTCGCCCCGCAGCACCAGTCGATCATCATGGGCAACCATGGCGTCATCACCTGGGGCAAGTCGGTGGAGGATGCCTATTTCAAAATGGAAATCACCGACGCCTACTGCCGCACGGTGATTCTGGCGCAGTCCATCCCCGGCGGAGCGTCCATCCCGTGTGAAAAAATCGGCGAATTGCTCGACATCAAAAAAGGCCTCGGACTTCCCGACCCGCGTTACGGACTCAAACCCGCCGAACTTTGCGAGGTCGATCCGTGGACCCAAATGTGCGGGCAGCGCGGTTGCGCCACACCCGTCACGCCTTTCACCCCGCTCGAGGCACCTTCCTCTGCACCGGCATCCGCAGAAATCGAAGCCCTCGTGCAAAGAATCACCGACGAAATCGTCGCCAACCTGAAATAAATCATGAAAGTAGCCATCATCGGCGGCGGAGGCCGCGTCGGCAGTTGCGCAGCCTTTGCCCTGCAATGCTCGGGACTCGTCAAAGACCTCATCATCCTCGACGCCAACCAGGCTGCGGCCGAAGGCGAAGCCCTCGACCTCCTGCATGGAGCGGCCTTCTGCGCGGACCAGAACATTTACGCCGGCACCTACGCTGACTGCGCCCAAGCGGACCTCGTCTGCATCACGGCGGGACTTCGCCGCAAACCGGACGAGTCGCGACTCGACCTCATCAACCGGAACGTCGGGCTTTTCAACGGCATCCTCGACAGCCTGAAGCAGGCCGGGCTGAAAAAGAGCGCGATCATCTTCGTC
The nucleotide sequence above comes from Chthoniobacterales bacterium. Encoded proteins:
- a CDS encoding class II aldolase/adducin family protein, whose translation is MKVFAHKDAADFVSTGAKEFRHNREVLLTPGARDAFSEAGIKIVFQEGAAGESSAVTALTTSGDAALFNSPLAEKLKKEICEIGRRIWIREYSDGNGGNISARLTDNRFICTPTGVSKGFMTPDMLCMVDGEGRQVAGTWKRSSEITTHLAIYNTTPEAASVCHAHPCHAGAFAIKGMQPPPRLIPELEVFVGTVALAEYKTPGSAEMAESIKPLAPQHQSIIMGNHGVITWGKSVEDAYFKMEITDAYCRTVILAQSIPGGASIPCEKIGELLDIKKGLGLPDPRYGLKPAELCEVDPWTQMCGQRGCATPVTPFTPLEAPSSAPASAEIEALVQRITDEIVANLK